The Pontibacter sp. SGAir0037 DNA segment GCTGGAGGGCCTGCATAAGCAGCTGCCATTGGCCGGGTTCCCGTTTCTGATCGCAAACTATGATTTCGGGAACACCATTCTGAAAGATCGGTTTAAGCCTTACCAGGTATTTGAAAAACAAGGGTTACGCATCGGCGTTTTCGGTTTGGGAATAGAATTAGCAGGACTGGTGGCTAAAAACAACTACGGCAATACGGAGTACCTGAACCCGGTGCAGAAGGCAGAGGAGATGGTAGCGGTGCTGCGGCAGGATGAAAAATGCCATTTCGTAATCTGTTTATCGCACCTGGGCTATAGTTACGACGACGATAAAATTGATGACAGAAAGCTGGCGCAGCAGGTAAGTGGCATCGACCTTATACTTGGCGGGCATACCCATACTTTTATGGAAGAACCTGAGGTGATCCGCCATGCCAGCGGCCACGATACCATGATAAACCAGGTAGGCTGGTCAGGTATATTTTTAGGTCGTATCGACTTTAGTTTCAATAAA contains these protein-coding regions:
- a CDS encoding bifunctional UDP-sugar hydrolase/5'-nucleotidase, producing MKRREFLKTTAAGAAGLSVLALPFSADAAANTVKLTILHTNDQHSRIDPFPDDGRKYGGMGGMARRATLIDKIRQEEQNVLLLDSGDIWQGTPYFNFFNGELEYKLMSQMKYDAATIGNHDFDNGLEGLHKQLPLAGFPFLIANYDFGNTILKDRFKPYQVFEKQGLRIGVFGLGIELAGLVAKNNYGNTEYLNPVQKAEEMVAVLRQDEKCHFVICLSHLGYSYDDDKIDDRKLAQQVSGIDLILGGHTHTFMEEPEVIRHASGHDTMINQVGWSGIFLGRIDFSFNKKTKKKGTVRTAVLPVDNPVLTS